AACCTGCAGACttatgcctggcttcaaaggcaAGATCCTAAAGTCAGGCAGCATTCATGGCTAACAGCCAATGGTAGAACTGCACGCACAGGGATAAACAGCCTATGCTAATGTCCCAATTCAGCCCACTTTACCCATGATGTGTATTTAATAATAtactaatgatattttaaaatgttaaaaaatggcTAAAAGACAAACTAGCAGGAATACAATAATGCTATTGATTCTAGTTTCTTAGAGGAAGTGTTGACCAGAGAAGTGTGCACTCCAAAGATTTTTGATAAAGTTATATGAACTTTCCTTTCCTCAACAGCTTCTGAAGTGCCCTGGACACCTCTTTGTTGCAGAGGCTGTAGACGAGCGGGTTCAGCATGGGGGTGAGGATGGCATAGAAGGCCGACACCATCGTGTCCTGGTCTGGCGTGTGGGTCGAGGCTGGTCTCATGTACATGAACATAGCGGCACCGTAGTAGAGCCCAACCACAGACAGGTGGGAGGAGCATGTGGTGAAGGCTTTGCGGCGACTTTCCCCAGAGCCCATACAGATGACAGCTCGAAGGACGCAGGCATAGGAGACAATGATGACTGAGACTGGGAAGATAAGCATCACCACACAACAGATGAAAAGCAGTCTTTCAAATGCAGACGTGTCTGTGCAGGATAGAGGTAAAAGGGCAGCAACATCACAGAAAAAGTGATGAATTTCCAGAGAGCTGCAGTAAGAGAATGACAGGGCAGCTGCAAGCACAATGACGCTATCAAGAGAGCCCAAGATCCAGGAGGCAACAGTCATGAGGacacagagtttctgattcatgAGGATGGTGTACCGGAGAGGGTGACATATAGCCACATAGCGGTCATAAGCCATGACAGCCAACAAGAAGCATTCCGCTCCAAGCAGGGACACATAGAAGAATATCTGGGTTCCACAACCTGCCAGAGAGATGGATTTCCTGCCAGACAAGTAGTTGAAGGCCATCTTGGGTACAGTGGTGCAGATGAGCATGAGGTCCATGAGGGACGGGTGGCTGAGGAggaagtacatgggggtgtgcagCTGGGGGTCCAGGTAGAGGAGAAGAAGCATGGAAATATTTCCCATGAAGGCCACTGAGAAGATGCCCAGGACCAGACAGAAGAGGAAGATATGGGTGGGGCTGTGATCAAAGATTCCCAGCAGGATGAAGACAGTGTTGAAGGTCTGGTTTCCCCACATCATCCTGGATAATTTGCCTAATCTGGAAATTCCAGAGACGATATAAGCTTATTTATTAGTTTGATTTTCAAATGAATACTGTGGCAAGGCCCTCTACTGTGCAGTTTATGTGACTTTCCCATCTCAGACCAAGACTTAGAATCTTGTCATACttactaaaaatattcattaagatAGTTTCTTAAGGAAGAACAGGGAATTCATTCtctttttagaataattttgtttcttccaaTTCTGTGTGGGTAAGGGAgctaggttttttctttctttctttctttttgtttgaatttttatttttttttagttgacacatTGTCATTGTACATTGGTATGAGGTACAATTTGATGCTTTGATCCATATACAtgacatataatgatcaaattagtgTATTTAGCATGATTACCACCTCATACATTCATCATTCTTTGTGGTGAGGACATTCAAATGCCtttgtttgtatttttgagaAATTGATTTCCTTCTGCTATGataaaatgttatgaaatcaAATGGGATAAACATTTAGGGGACCAAAGAGAACCCCTTCTGTGGTCTTTAAAACCTACACTGGAATGTGCCACTTTGGGGAACAATGGAGCTAGTTTCAGCTCTGTGAGTAAAGGCACAACTGTGTGAAATCCTGGCCCAGCCGGGTCAGGACAGGCAGAGCCCAGGATGTAGCTGTATGGGGCAGGGAGTACTGCAGGGAATGAGCCTGGAGAAGTACAGAGAATCAGGTCATATAGTGTACACTTCAATTTTGTTTCCAATCAAGCAAGTATCAAAGACGTATTTTAAGCCATGAAGATGTGCAGTGTTGTGAAATGATTTTGCATTGAGAAAGTCTGTGGGGCGTTAACATATGGTGCATTAGATGGGCGAAGTCTGTGAGCATAGGCACAAGGGAGTGAATACTTGCAGCTGCTGGGAGCCAGGGCAACACCGAGGCAatgaagggaggaaagggaagagtcaaGTCTTTGTAAAAGCCTCTCAATTACTGTCGTTagcccctatttttttttttttaccatgcaTCTGAAAAATCATACTACATACACATTTCCGTAGAGTCCCAAATTAACTATACCCCAAACAGAACTTAACCAAAGCAAGATTCACTTTTATTTCTGCCTGATATACATCATTGCCACTAAAATTCTTCTGAATTTCCAGATTTTTAAGCTTGAAATAACGAAATgtctttgtcattattttctactgattttttaaaagtttagcaGTTTAAAAAGTCTATGTTTTGTCATACCCATATCATGATACTGAATATCTACTGattgaatattatttattactGTGGGTATTAATccttggtgtttattttttatttcattttaagaaaagcaCTAAGCAGACagtagttttaaaattcattctgtgGAAGTCAGTTAAATTGTAAAGAAATTCTAtcatgtattttttcctcttggaTACTTCCATAACCCACCACATTAATGGAGATATATCAAGCTTTTTCTTAATGTTAACTGGCTAGATGTATAATTGTGCATATCAGACCAAATATTATACACATCCAAGGACAGAGCAGGTTCTGTCACATAGTGGTGTATGGCTTGTGTCTTTCACGACACTTTCTTTGTGATGTGAAGATTAGGTTGAAACACTTTTGCTGCTGACACGTTCCCGGGAAGTGTCCTGGCTGTGTGTCGGCACTCGAAATGAACTTGTGTCAAATACAGTTAATggtaaaattcttttcaaaatagggCAAACTAATAAAggcccttttgtttgttttaatgacacacaaaaatgatacagccttattattttttattgatttaaaatgttatgtcGACATCCCAagagaaaatttacattttcagttcAAACGTTTAGACATAGAAGAGTGCCTTAAAGAATAAGATATGCCAGATATGGAAACTGGAGAATAACTCCTCAGTAAGTCacaaatgcatttattaatatttgtgttaatACTATGTACTAggtactttcatttattttaatcccTGCATATGTGTTAGGGCATCCAAATTCTCTGCAACAAGAATATGTAGAAATATTGACACCTCTCCAAATGAAATAGCAAATACAGTCTTATTCAAAAGGTAGTCAACATAAAGGACCAACAGCATATTTTTGttccctcattttaaaaatgggattaaGTGTCACAATGTTATATGAAATTGTAAAATCCTCACATTGCCAGAACTGTTTTGATCCTTCTATATGATTGCACATCAATTCTTAGAAAATGGGAAGCCTGAGGGAGATGACAGAAGGCACCTGTGAAGAAGGGATTTCATGAGACGGAAAATCAAGTCTATGGGAGAGAGGTGAGGCATATGAGAAAAATGAGTGGTAAGAATAAAGCTGAAAGCaggaaggaacagaaaacaaaataagattgaGAGCAGAAGGCCTGAGATGACTATAGACTTTGGAACACGAATGGAGATTGGAGGAGGAGGGACGACACATGTCATGAAGAGATCTGAGTGGCCGCAGAGCCTTTGGGAGGACGCCCGACCTCTCTGGGCCCAGCCTTTGCCTAGACCTTGCAGTTCTGACCAAGCGGCAGGCTTCCACCCACAGATTCCAGCACGTGCAGTATGTCCAGGTCTTAGGAAAGTCTCCCACACTGTTAATTTAACTAAATCAAGCTTCACTGAATTTCTCTTCACTTCACCTTTATGACATGGATTGCTTGGATTTTATGAATGAGTATGTTTAGTGAAGAATTtgaacatgaataaaaaattggGTTcttaagagtctttcctacattttcttctagaattcttttttttttattttttattttttttttatttcagctcatcatgggggtacataagtttaggtcatatacattgtccatgtcctgcccatccccccgagtcagagtcccaagcgcgtctgttctcattccccagacagtgcgcctggcactcatcatgtagtcatacctccatcgcctccccccccacctccccgggtctgcaccttcaaacatgaccattccccagagggtgtgcaatgcactcgtcatgtaggcatacacccatcccctccccccaccccccatcccagtctgatatccaattggtatccttccccgatgtacatttaggtgatgatcagggaaaccagttttctggtgagtacatgtgatgcttgtttttccattctttggatacttcacttagtataatgggttccagctctctccaggagaaccaaagagatgtcgtatcatcgttatttcttatagctgagtaatactccatggtatacatataccatagtttactaatccattcgtggattgatgggcacttgggttgtttccacatctttgcgattgtgaattgtgctgatataaacattcgggtacaggtgtctttgttaaagaacgacttttgttcttctgggtatatgcccaataatgggattgctggatccaatggtaggtctacttgaatctgtttaaggtatctccatattgctttccataggggttgcactagtttgcattcccaccagcagtgcatgagtgttcctgtctctccgcatccacaccaacatgtgttgttttgggattttttgataaaggccattctcaccggagttaagtggtatctcattgtggttttgatttgcatttccctgatgattagggatgttgagcattttttgatacgttttttggccattcttatgtcttcttttgaaaaatttctattcatgtcctttgcccattttttgataggtttgtttgattttttcttgctgattttcctgagttctaaatagattcttgttatcagtcttttatctgatgtgtagtatgcgaaaattttttcccattctgtaggctgtctgtttattttcgtgactgtttctttggctgtgcagaagctttttaatttaatcaggtcccattcgtttatttttgttgttgctgcaattgccttaggggttttcttcataaattctttgcctagaccaatgtctgtgagagtctttcctacattttcttctagaattctaatcgtttcccatttaaggtttaaatctgttatccaccgtgatttgatttttgtaagaggtgaaagctgtgggtcctttttcagtcttctacatgtgggtatccacttttcccagcaccatttattgaatagggattcttgtccccagagtatgtttttgtctactttgtcaaagattagatggatacatgaggatggttttatatttggattttctgttctgttccactggtctgtggtctaggcaaagaatttatgaagaaaacccctaaggcaatcacagcaacaacagaaataaacgaatgggacctgattaaattaaaaagcttctgcacagccaaagaaacagttacgaaaataaacagacagcctacagaatgggaaaaaattttcacatactacacatcagataaaagactgataacaagaatctatttagaactcaggaaaatcagcaagaaaaaatcaaacaatcctatcaaaaaatgggcaaaggacatgaatagaaatttttcaaaagaagatataagaatggctaacaaacatatgaaaaaatgctcaacatccctaatcatcagggaaatgcaaatcaaaaccacaatgagataccacttaaccccagtgagaatggcctttatcaaaaaaatcccaaaacaacacatgttggcatggatgcggagagacaggaacgctcatacactgctggtgggaatgcaaactagtgcaacccctgtggaaagcattatggagataccttaaacagattgaagtagacctaccattggatccagcaatcccattactgggcatctacccagaagaaaaaaagtcattctataacaaagacacctgcacctgaatgtttatagcagcacaattcacaattgcaaagatgtggaaacaacccaagtgcccatcaatccacgaatggattagtaaactgtggtatatgtataccatggagtattactcagctataagaaataacagtgatacgacatctctttggttctcctggagagagttagaacccattatattaagtgaagtatccaaagaatggaaaaacaaacatcacatgtatttaccagaaaattggtttccctgatcaccaCCTAAATGGACAtgggggaaggataccaactggatatcagactgacatgggggtggagggaggggatgagtgtatgcctacatgatgagtgcgttgcatagtatctggggaatggtcatgcttgaaggtgctgactgggggggggaggggatggaggtatgactacatggtgagtgccaggcgcactgtctagAGAATGCACACGCTTGAGCCTCTGACTTAGGGGGATCGGCGGggcatggacaatgtatataacctgagattttgtacccccatgaagagctgaaataataataaaaaaaaaattggttcttcTGGGGAGGTAAATTGCTTCCCTGATAATTTGTAAACTGAAAACTTACACTAGATGGTATGTAAGGATTGTTTtagggctatttttttttcaccctgACTTCATCAGGGCAGCTTGGAGCCCTAGGGCTAAATTTTTACAACTGTTTTTAAGCAGTGAGTAGAAGCCATTGGTATGCACTTGTTTCTGTAAAGTCATTTTTAGGTATATATCTACCATCTGGAAGATATTTACATTAATCATAaagccttcaataaatattttaatgtgttaaaataatttaatcatttagaagaatatgtctctttttttctcttctccctcattttCAGCATGAAAGAGCCCAGGACTTAAGGGGAATGATGGCATTCCCAGGATGTTTTGAAAAACTACATACAGtatgatgaatttaaaaaatatacacaataattttaataatcagGCTAAGGAAGGTTTACACTTGTATAATCCTATATAGTGttccaaaaattttttatatacattatctcatgtTTTTCATCACCAAAGTCATATAAAGTTAGCAGAGAAGGTaacagattttcaaaaaaataaaaaaaaaaaaagcaaagaaaaaagagtgtCATGCTCACATGTGGTGGTCAAGGTGAACATTCTCCAAATAAATTCCAGCTTCTTCGTCCTGTGGAATATAATAATCACTCTCTGACTCTGAGCTGTGTCACAGCATTTCCTTGTTTCTGTCTTCTAGGATAGATTCAAAAGCAGCTACTCAGATAGTCCAAATGATACACATTTCCAAAGACCTATGCATCACAGCACATTGTGGACCTTAAACCCTACACCTCCGCAGAGAGTTCAGTCCCTTGACTTCAGTTATGCCGCAGGGCATGCCTCTTTCAGAACCTCTCCCAGGAAACAAAATCCACGTGGACCCGCAGACTCCAATTAGTTTTGCCAATATTTGTAATTTGTATTTGCTATATAGTCCTAAATGGATGCCTACTTTGTGTTAAGAAGTAAATGTGTTAATGATGACATcgaatatttataatttctaaaaaatagagTTAGCATTaaaacaggaaatatttattgccaAGTAAACTGAATCTGCCAACCTGCCTCCTCAATTCTGTTAACATTTTCACCACATTAACAGTATTTCTTATCAAATATTCAGGTTGAGATAACTAAATAAACTCACAGAAGCCTGAATGTATGTGAGCATGTGATTAACAATGCAAATAAGTGGAAATGCTTCATAAAGACTTATACGTAGCCTACTTCCATAATATATATCCTTTGCATTTCTCAGTAAATTCACTCTATTAActtcaaaatagatttttatcatGTTTTGCTTCTCTGCACTCTAACAgctttcatttgcaaaatgaaatgcaaaaatgATGACATTTCCAAAACGCAAAGACTACACCAATATTCTACTGAAAATTACACAATGCGCTTTATAAATTCCAAGccaaaaaataaacttcattccAGGGATTCTGTACCCTGGCCCTTCTTTGGCCTCATTTCTCAACTCTAGTGTGTGGCTGCCCCCGGAAGATCTGCTTGCTCCCACCCCTCCATGACCTTTCAGAGTGTATCTTCTCCCTGTCTGCTTTGCGCCTTGTGCTCTCACCCTCTCGGTGCTCAGGACGCCTGCACCGGTAGCTTGCCCTGAGGACGCAGGCTGTGCTGAGTGTTGCTTCTACGCACCCACGTGGCCCATATGGAAGCATTTACCACGACACACATCAAATTTTATTCGACTGCCTTTTCTTCCCTATTTCATCTCTGTCATCCAGATCATTAATTGTCATTTACCTTGGAGGCCTTGGATTTGAACACATTTTGGTTCTTTATAAAGCTAGCTGACCTATACAAAGATTGGTAAAGTTTAACAAAATCTTCTCATCAAAAGAGTATAAAAGAGTAGTTGAATAGCATGACATTATGTTAAAATTGATGTAATAGTCTTTAGTATCAAAAAGCTTTGATACAAAGACctcttttcaaatacaaattcattttatatttagaaatctCTTCTGAGGGAAAAAGTTTAGTAGCATTTAAATTAGACAttgagaatatattttgaaataggctttctgttattttttaatatataaccAGTCTTATTCAATCATCTAAATGGCACCATTATTTACACAAAATTATCTTTATGTTACTAACAATAGAGCCAGAGGATTATGATGTAAGTAATTTGCTAAATGTATGTAGCTTGTTGCAGGTATGTATAAACTTGAATTCTGAAAGTAAATCAAACTACCCTActtctacatatatattaatatatatgtgtatgtatgtgtatctaatattgttaataatactagatgcatacacacataataatatataattaattataatatttattgtattataatatataattatactataattcttataattaataaatataaccaATTATATAATGTATTGATTAATTATGTTAGATACACATATCAATAATTGTTAATATTAGTAtcattaaaatcaatatttatgtcagattaatataattaattacatAGTAATTAATAATTCAGATAATATATCCGAAAATGTGTTACTTCATCTCTTCTCAGCATGCCCCACTGGGTTAATATTagtaacataatattaatattatcatattatatttatgttaCCTTGATCATAATTTGTGATGAGACCATGGTACTTTTCTTCCTTGGATTTGAGTATACGGTATGAAGGATTATTTCAGTATCCATAGCATGTGGAATGTGAGGTAATTTACTCCTCTCATGTAAAGAACTcagtataagaaaggaaaacttgaTTGAAAAATAAAGTGGGGAAGATGGTGGacgagaaaaactgccagccagagtgtctctgcaagaaaaacagatttcagaagaaagtaaaaaaaaaaaaaagaataaacaggcagacaaacatagatcaggtgagggtcagaaggaaagatgcctgaaaccacaagAAAcaccatgggaagaagttgtggaagagaactggaagaagaaaggcccctgagaggcTGGGAGACCAgagacaagggtaggtggagcggttACATTTCCCCTCTCTTGCATCTCAGACTCCTGCTGGGCTCCTCAGCCATTGGAGtgacctgcccacaccagcccagagagggCCACTGCCAGGGAATAGTcagcctcttgtggacagggcaccaggctcctaGCTCCCTCAGGCAACCCCTGGCCCGCAGACCTGAGCCCAtcggcaggtgccatattgcttcattctccccttcccctttgcCTACCCGCAGCTGCTGAGACAATgtagccaccacctggaggcatatgcagggaacgggacctttccttttggggccctagaGTGGACTGAGGGgaactcagactgtgagctccccaCCTGCCAGCCCTCTGAGGTGCTGTTTCTCTGGACTCCAGGAGAGCGGGGCAAATCCACTGTGTTGTGTAGTTCCTTGAATGTCTCTTTCATTTCCACTacttctgtttgatttttttcataatactttgatttctttagataatttttcattcatttcctgcattgttttgtggcttttttgtgttgggtttttattttttcttgaatttcactgagctttcttacaatccatatttaaaattcttaatctGTAATTTTAACCATGTCCTTTAATTTGCTATCCATTGTGAGGAGccaatcatttttttcttggggggggggtgacttttcactctgatttttcatgtttcctgagttcttttctgattttttctcatctggcctcttagTCGAAAGCTGGGTGTGCTAGGGCTGTTTTATGGCCCTGTCTGCAGGTCCCCATATATcgttccttgacagtgctggggagaggagcactggtcctgtattgccttgGGGGTGTTTTAGAAAGTTTGATGAACCTCTTGGGTTACCTCTGGCCTGTTGTCTTTACTTCCTCCCAATGTAGTACAGTGAGTTTGGACCTCCAGCTTAAGGTCCAAGCTAGTGGACTGTATTCATAGGTTCAAATCCACTGCtctctaatagcttgagatggaaggcaaTATGTTTTGCTATGGGGTTGTACCCACTGTCAGTGATTGTAatttgtgtggaggagccagttatcaaGGTAGTCTGTTGTGTCCATGGTAGGCTCCTATCCTCTAGGTGGCATATACAAATGTCCCAAGTTTTGGGAggggccctgtagctcccaggagTTGCTTGGACTCTGTTTCcccctgaggtggggggaggagcaagATAGATTGCAgctggagtccaaaggcctggGTGTGTGACCTCTATGGTTGTTTATCTGTCCACTAGGGGAAGCCACTAATATGGAATTCAGGGCTATCTCTCCAAGCTTGGTGGACTGTTCCTGATGGGAGGGACCAACTGGTGCAATTGCTGAGGGCTCCAGCcaggtttttccttccctgtccacaaATCCAGGGCACCTTCTCCTGTGATCAGTCCACTTATGTTTCCTCTCCACCCAGGATGGGCTCTCGAGCTCTTCCTCAGTTCGTGTGTCTGGCCTGCTGGTGTGCCATCTCCACATGTCAGTGGCAGATAGAGGAATCTCTGATTATGCAACCCTGTTCCACCATTAGACCCCAAGTTGAGGCAGGTGGGCCACTCTATCCCCAGAAGTCTCTGCCAGGGCGATGCTCCCAccaggggaggtgggatggggttCACCTACAGATCCCTGCTCTCTCgtgctcctccacaccctccTTATGGGCACAAGCTCTCACTTGCCACCTGACTCTGGTACTCGGTTCTCTCTCCCACACTGCCCCACCCTGCCATCTATGCTGTCAGCAGATAAACACACGAAATGCCTGTGGAGAGGAGGTTCACAGACTGAGGATGGAGACGTGTCCCCAGTGGTGAAAGGTCACTCAGCACAGAAAACTCTACTGGCTGCTACGGTTTGTGGGAGGGGCTGAGGACTTCCTGCACCACTCTGGAATTGGGGGTCAGGCACTCATGTGCTCTCCTCTCCAAGTCCCAGTCATGGCAGAGCAACTGCCCGCCTCTCTGCACCACTGCAGCAACTATGTTGACTGAAGCAGACTCGGCTAGGAGTGCACTCTACTTGCAGGGATTCAAGTCACTCAGCCCAAGGCACTTTGGTGGTTGATGTGTTGGGGGTGCGTGGCCATGTGGCTATGAGTGGCTTGAGACAAAATTACTTCCAGGAGATGCAGAAGAGGGGTTGTCCAGATTCAGGGATGCTGACTCTCTGGTCACTTGTGGCACTCCCCCATGGGATGAGAGCCCTGTGTCTGTCCTGTTGCTGGTCTGAGGCACCTgggtgagaagaggaagaaaaaaacccctTATGCTTTCCTTGGTCTCTGGAACTCCCTAGAGTTAGTTCACACTGGTTGCTCCCTTCTATTCTTGTAGTTGCTCATTTCCTCCTGGTGGTGTTCCTGGACTCCACTGGTGTCTGTCCCTGTGGTCCACTTATGAGCAGTAatcactctctgctctcctcagttCAATCCTCAACTCTTCTGCCAGGATGGTCTGAGAAGCATTGTCTCTAGTCGGCCATCTTGGCTTCCTCTGAGAGAGTCTTTATTTCAGACTTGTAAGCATGAACCCTCCCACATTTGTGCTTGCCTGGCTCTAGTTTATTTGGGTCTGACAAAAAGTGATTTCATACTGATATATACACATTTCACAGTAGGTTGTgcctaggaatttatctatttctcctaaGTTATCCAATTTTTTGGTATGTAATTTTTCACAGCAGTGTCTTTTgagcatttgtatttttatagtatCTGTTACAATgtattttcattacattttaacAACAGTAACTTTTCCAGTCTATGAACACaagaaagattttccttttttgtgtcttcttcaattttatgaatgttttataatttccagttaactttattcctaagtactttttTAGTTCTTAGAAATGggatttttcttgatttcttttttagatagttGTTAGTATATAGAAGCACTACTAGCTATTGCATATTAATTCTGTAAGTTGCAACTTTACTGgatttttattagttctaacagttttttttttggtggaatcttcaGTGCTTTCCCTATTTTTGACCATGTTGTCTATAGAGACAAACtgctttctttccaatttgaataccttttatttattttcccaactgttctgtctaggacttccagtactacatTGAACAGAAATGATGTgagtgggcatccttttcttgttattgatcttaaagaaaaagtttttgaatttttatcacttagtatgatgttagctaaGATTTTCtcatatatgttttttattctgttgaaGTAAATTCTTTCTACACTGAATCTGTTGAGACTTTGTTTTCATCAGGAAAGGATaataaattttgtcaaattttttctgaatattttgagatgatcattttgattttgtcattcattctgttaatgtggtacagtattttacatttatagatttaagtatgttgaaccatccttgccaTCTAGgggtaaatcccacttgatcatggttaATAGTCCTATAAATGTGCTATTGAACtaagtttgctagtattttgttgaggaaatTTGTATTTCAGGATCAGGGAGATcagcctataattttcttttcttgtgttatCTTTGTCTGCTTTTGGTATCAATGTAAAGCTGGCCTCATAAAGTTAATTTGGAGGTACTCCTTTTCATCAGTTTTTTGGAGGAGTTTGaaaaggattggtattaattattcttttaatgtttgatagaattcagcagtgaagccagaAGGTTCTGACATTTTTTTCATgagagaatatttatatttattggtgattcaatctccttacttgttttggtctattcaggttttctttttcttaatgattcaGTCTAGGTAGGATATGCAAGGGCTGTCTGGAGAGTATCTAGCCATTATTAATAcaattacatggctggatactttccagacagcctgCTTATGTGTCTAAGAATTTCTGCATTTcctctaggttatccaatttgttggtgtatatttttatagcagtCTCTTGTGatgctttgtatttttgtggtattaattgtaatgttttctctttcatttcttattttgattatttgagtcttctctatTTTCCTTAGTCTAGGAAagc
Above is a genomic segment from Lemur catta isolate mLemCat1 chromosome 13, mLemCat1.pri, whole genome shotgun sequence containing:
- the LOC123648939 gene encoding olfactory receptor 2M4, which translates into the protein MMWGNQTFNTVFILLGIFDHSPTHIFLFCLVLGIFSVAFMGNISMLLLLYLDPQLHTPMYFLLSHPSLMDLMLICTTVPKMAFNYLSGRKSISLAGCGTQIFFYVSLLGAECFLLAVMAYDRYVAICHPLRYTILMNQKLCVLMTVASWILGSLDSVIVLAAALSFSYCSSLEIHHFFCDVAALLPLSCTDTSAFERLLFICCVVMLIFPVSVIIVSYACVLRAVICMGSGESRRKAFTTCSSHLSVVGLYYGAAMFMYMRPASTHTPDQDTMVSAFYAILTPMLNPLVYSLCNKEVSRALQKLLRKGKFI